The Sneathiella sp. P13V-1 genome includes a window with the following:
- a CDS encoding glycine cleavage system protein R — MSSYKALLSVFSHDRVGLISDITGTLFDLGVNLEDTSFAVLGSGGGLTSILVVPDDMTPNHVAGEIAALSGFENADIDVKRLSLPESDTPPTDITHRIKCEGQDQPGLLARMTEVFIDFEANIVRMKSDHIEGEEEDHFITRFSVSIPEHKADACLTTLGNITERLGQKLSFEKVG; from the coding sequence ATGAGCAGCTACAAAGCCCTTCTTTCCGTATTCTCACATGATCGTGTCGGTTTGATATCCGATATCACAGGAACCCTGTTTGATTTGGGTGTGAATTTGGAAGACACCAGTTTTGCAGTTCTGGGAAGTGGTGGTGGCCTCACCAGTATCTTGGTGGTTCCCGACGATATGACGCCAAATCACGTCGCTGGTGAAATTGCTGCTTTAAGCGGTTTTGAAAATGCAGATATTGATGTGAAGCGTCTTTCTCTGCCTGAAAGCGATACTCCGCCCACTGATATTACCCACAGGATCAAATGCGAAGGGCAGGATCAACCGGGCCTTTTGGCACGAATGACCGAAGTATTTATCGATTTTGAAGCCAATATCGTACGAATGAAATCAGACCATATCGAAGGGGAGGAAGAAGATCACTTCATCACCAGATTTTCAGTATCTATCCCGGAACATAAAGCAGACGCCTGCCTAACTACCCTTGGTAATATTACTGAACGGCTCGGACAGAAGCTGAGTTTCGAAAAAGTTGGATAA
- a CDS encoding enoyl-CoA hydratase/isomerase family protein, with protein MQKFQTLEYHVENNVAEIVINRPPLNLIDDTLTYEYLSALDLADEDPDVRIIILRGEGRGLSAGVDIKFMESFGATEMKQFLSLFYVKTVERVRALSKPIMAVVQGYAREGACTLAFACDMVLASDDADFGYPGVPNLASPPGMHVWHLQMLIGRMKAAKLIYTGDPITAIEGERLGLVTDIYPRDQLLHEARKLAGRIAEMSPLALYSARELMYRTELMNFKQVPPTALDAMAAAFATEDSAEARKAFNEKRKPVWKGK; from the coding sequence ATGCAGAAGTTCCAAACCCTCGAATATCATGTTGAAAATAATGTCGCGGAAATCGTGATTAACAGGCCTCCGCTTAACCTAATTGACGACACCCTTACCTACGAATATTTAAGCGCCCTTGATCTTGCGGATGAAGATCCGGATGTCCGCATCATAATCCTTCGCGGTGAAGGCCGGGGGCTTTCAGCGGGTGTTGACATCAAGTTCATGGAAAGTTTTGGCGCCACTGAAATGAAACAGTTTCTGTCCCTGTTCTATGTCAAAACCGTAGAACGCGTCCGCGCGCTGTCCAAACCGATTATGGCAGTTGTTCAAGGATATGCCCGCGAAGGTGCCTGTACGCTAGCTTTTGCCTGTGACATGGTGCTGGCGTCCGATGATGCTGATTTCGGATATCCTGGTGTCCCTAATTTAGCCTCTCCTCCCGGTATGCATGTATGGCACCTGCAAATGTTGATCGGCAGAATGAAAGCCGCCAAGCTCATTTATACGGGAGATCCCATCACCGCCATCGAAGGGGAACGCCTCGGCTTGGTAACTGACATTTACCCAAGAGATCAGCTATTGCATGAAGCCCGGAAATTGGCAGGCCGTATTGCAGAAATGTCGCCGCTTGCCCTGTATTCAGCCCGTGAACTGATGTATCGCACTGAATTGATGAACTTCAAACAGGTGCCCCCTACCGCACTGGATGCCATGGCGGCGGCGTTTGCAACAGAAGACAGTGCCGAAGCACGAAAAGCCTTTAATGAAAAACGCAAACCCGTCTGGAAGGGTAAATAA
- a CDS encoding HD domain-containing protein: MSQESADRAQFTAMDNGTAEDWQIIGDNFRTYSKDLPNRVLDHLRLLDGDFGGFPIDRLQHSLQSATLAYRDGRDEEYVVMALLHDIGDTLGTYNHADIAATILQPFLSEKLYWIVKHHGIFQGYYFFHHIGLDRNARDAFKDHPYFDDCAEFCEKYDQNAFDPDYKPESLEFFEPMVRNVMERPKRSLYKAAE; the protein is encoded by the coding sequence ATGAGCCAAGAGAGCGCGGACAGAGCCCAATTTACCGCCATGGACAACGGAACAGCAGAAGACTGGCAGATCATCGGCGATAATTTCAGAACCTATTCAAAGGATCTTCCAAACCGAGTTCTGGATCATTTGAGATTGCTGGATGGCGACTTTGGCGGTTTTCCCATTGACCGACTACAGCATTCCCTGCAGTCCGCCACACTGGCATATCGGGATGGTCGAGATGAAGAATATGTGGTGATGGCCCTGCTTCACGATATTGGAGATACGCTTGGCACTTATAACCACGCGGATATTGCCGCAACCATTCTGCAACCGTTCCTGAGCGAGAAGCTGTACTGGATTGTGAAACATCACGGGATTTTTCAGGGTTATTATTTCTTCCATCATATCGGCCTGGACAGAAACGCCCGCGATGCCTTCAAAGATCATCCTTATTTTGATGATTGTGCTGAGTTCTGCGAGAAATATGACCAGAATGCCTTTGACCCGGATTACAAACCAGAAAGCCTGGAGTTCTTCGAACCGATGGTCAGAAATGTGATGGAGCGCCCAAAACGGTCACTTTACAAGGCCGCTGAATAA
- a CDS encoding phytanoyl-CoA dioxygenase family protein, with the protein MSADYKKNEELSAEQHAEVMADFIAQGEQKAMALGNRGPARFDKDGNLHPEIMEKYWECGFYVFENFLSEDELSGLRVAVDRLLETAPINPETTLNKAGDVVDLSGYAKPPFRYAKPLSDPLGGTTQNKGRHPVKMQQVQVAEGAPDYTINFLDGTLHLMDEALWLYGHPSLLKIAEAVTGPDFVPYNEVAFIKEAGLGPAVAWHQDGTTHWNAADWNEGAHGFNSMTQLYPSTAGNCVWVIPGSHKSGKVDIPALVEKNGSDRFEEAVPMLCKGGEMIIMNRQIVHGSYANSSPARRVTMNAGFFPRERILDVTTEKLNGDLDTYTEKRVEERSRIIPLAVSARQQQFPEEVPYEYAPLQRSEEDLEWSDENRRNILFNYNRQDMYI; encoded by the coding sequence ATGTCTGCAGACTATAAAAAGAATGAAGAACTATCCGCAGAACAACATGCTGAAGTTATGGCTGACTTCATCGCACAGGGTGAACAGAAAGCCATGGCATTGGGGAACCGGGGACCTGCCAGGTTTGATAAGGACGGTAACCTGCATCCGGAAATAATGGAAAAATACTGGGAATGCGGCTTTTATGTTTTTGAAAATTTCCTGTCAGAGGATGAACTGAGCGGTTTACGCGTGGCGGTGGACAGGCTTTTGGAAACTGCCCCTATAAATCCAGAGACGACCTTAAACAAGGCAGGGGATGTGGTTGATTTATCCGGCTACGCCAAGCCTCCCTTTAGGTATGCAAAACCCCTTAGTGATCCGCTTGGGGGAACAACTCAGAACAAAGGTCGTCACCCGGTTAAGATGCAACAGGTTCAGGTGGCAGAGGGCGCGCCTGATTACACAATCAACTTTCTCGATGGAACCTTGCATCTAATGGATGAAGCCTTGTGGTTGTACGGTCATCCGTCACTTCTCAAAATCGCTGAAGCCGTTACAGGGCCTGATTTTGTCCCGTACAATGAAGTTGCCTTTATCAAAGAGGCAGGTTTAGGACCAGCAGTTGCCTGGCATCAGGACGGCACAACCCATTGGAATGCAGCAGATTGGAATGAGGGGGCGCATGGGTTTAATTCCATGACGCAGCTCTATCCGTCTACGGCAGGAAACTGTGTCTGGGTCATTCCCGGTAGCCATAAATCGGGAAAAGTGGATATCCCTGCGCTGGTTGAAAAAAATGGCTCCGATAGGTTCGAAGAGGCGGTCCCCATGCTTTGTAAGGGCGGTGAAATGATCATCATGAACCGCCAGATTGTTCATGGGTCATATGCCAACAGCTCTCCCGCCCGTCGGGTCACCATGAATGCAGGTTTCTTCCCGCGGGAACGCATCCTGGACGTGACCACAGAAAAACTGAACGGTGATCTGGACACCTATACAGAGAAACGGGTGGAGGAAAGAAGCCGGATCATTCCACTGGCGGTCAGTGCCAGACAACAGCAATTCCCTGAAGAGGTGCCTTATGAATATGCGCCGCTTCAACGCTCCGAAGAAGATCTGGAGTGGAGCGATGAAAACCGCCGCAACATCCTGTTCAATTACAACAGGCAGGATATGTATATTTAG
- a CDS encoding response regulator transcription factor, whose translation MNIVIADDHPLYRMALSGLLSQLDTNASVVDCCDFDELLDHVENATSDPDLIVMDIRMPGMEFKQALEQLRATYADVPVVVVSASEELEDMTLALNLGADGYIPKSSSRDVLLSAVRLILSGGKYFPFEIFAAEKKSFAPSPSTSRAGVPASGNNTQSLTRRQKNVLDLMAQGQSNKEIAEALQLAESTVKVHITAIFRTLGVSNRTQAVLQAKELA comes from the coding sequence ATGAATATCGTAATTGCTGATGACCATCCACTTTACAGAATGGCCCTTTCCGGCCTTCTGTCTCAATTGGACACAAATGCATCTGTTGTTGATTGCTGTGATTTTGATGAACTTCTGGATCACGTTGAAAACGCGACATCTGACCCTGATCTAATCGTTATGGATATTCGAATGCCGGGCATGGAGTTCAAACAGGCTCTTGAGCAACTCCGCGCCACATATGCAGATGTTCCGGTTGTTGTTGTGTCTGCATCTGAGGAATTGGAAGATATGACATTGGCCCTGAATTTGGGTGCCGATGGATATATCCCGAAATCCTCCTCCCGCGATGTCCTGTTGAGCGCGGTTCGCCTGATCCTTTCCGGCGGCAAATACTTCCCGTTTGAGATTTTCGCGGCAGAGAAAAAATCTTTTGCCCCGTCGCCTTCCACATCAAGAGCCGGGGTGCCAGCAAGTGGCAACAACACTCAGTCTTTAACACGCAGACAGAAGAATGTGCTGGATCTGATGGCGCAAGGCCAGTCCAACAAGGAAATTGCAGAAGCCCTTCAGCTTGCTGAAAGTACTGTGAAAGTTCATATCACGGCCATTTTCCGCACCTTGGGCGTTAGTAACCGCACCCAAGCTGTGTTACAGGCAAAAGAACTGGCTTAA
- a CDS encoding IspD/TarI family cytidylyltransferase translates to MTETGVSAILLGAGQGSRLGGGGKAFIKVAGQSYLQHVVQKLAPLVDEVIVTLSAEDMLHLDPVHMSLPCQFVAGGDTRQGSFAKAFEQCRKEKILLHEVARPLVPVSLLGQIIEESNKNSVVTAALPMEVRDSIALSSGPVVGAKVPRDQLIQLQTPQMFDRAVLEYSLQYAADNEIEEASLVFLCQQAGYAVSWVKGSSKNFKVTYEEDRLKVERILADAKEGAS, encoded by the coding sequence ATGACTGAAACCGGGGTCAGTGCAATTCTTCTAGGGGCCGGTCAGGGGAGTCGCCTTGGTGGCGGCGGAAAGGCCTTTATCAAGGTTGCAGGGCAAAGTTACCTTCAGCATGTCGTACAGAAATTGGCACCTTTGGTCGATGAGGTTATCGTCACGCTTTCCGCTGAAGATATGTTGCATCTCGATCCGGTGCATATGTCGCTGCCCTGTCAGTTTGTTGCGGGCGGAGACACGCGGCAGGGATCCTTTGCGAAAGCATTTGAACAGTGCCGAAAAGAAAAAATCCTGCTGCATGAAGTGGCGCGGCCTTTGGTACCTGTTTCCCTGCTTGGTCAGATTATCGAGGAAAGTAACAAAAACTCGGTTGTCACAGCGGCCTTACCGATGGAGGTACGGGATTCAATCGCATTGAGTTCCGGGCCGGTCGTTGGGGCGAAAGTGCCGCGGGATCAGCTTATTCAATTACAAACACCGCAAATGTTTGACCGCGCGGTTCTGGAATATAGTCTGCAATATGCCGCGGACAACGAGATTGAGGAGGCAAGCCTTGTCTTTCTGTGCCAGCAGGCTGGTTATGCGGTTTCCTGGGTGAAGGGGTCGTCCAAAAACTTCAAGGTAACCTACGAAGAAGATCGCTTGAAAGTGGAACGCATTTTGGCAGATGCGAAAGAAGGTGCGTCATGA
- a CDS encoding CDP-glycerol glycerophosphotransferase family protein — MKKLKLHGEAARYFYLAFEGGYNRANTLENLIYCLRISGNVRSAREYLGRYEESDLLTPNLANLIAMDSFNAGDFDKAGLFLRKALAAKSDDLFYKSLEESLRAAAVVNTEKRRVGFHLNQVFHYHIMKPIFDSLKNDFYCLMTADLLTLREFEPDVVFVANSQANPIREVLPNACFIYTRHGLISKNFVFNAARGCDYVMVPGPDQKREFVERGGFSPDKIWVTGYSQMDPLFRNETEDPGFDIDPSKPTLLYAPTFSPGLSSIPLVDSLLRTNPDGLDDMNVIMKLHPLAPEFYPREWRSLKHLTHEKENMFFAEASSQNIVNYLAVADVLLSDLSSVVFQFLALDRPIVTVNHPNRRTCQQYDPDGLEWRWRDMGDEVEDMAELLPAIRHAAANPEEKKEIRGKYRSLLFGDIVDGRTGDRVRSHLMEHFEKVGQEASR; from the coding sequence ATGAAAAAACTGAAGCTTCATGGGGAGGCGGCCAGGTATTTCTATCTGGCTTTCGAAGGTGGGTATAACCGAGCAAATACTTTAGAAAACCTAATCTATTGTTTGCGCATTTCAGGAAATGTGAGAAGTGCACGTGAGTATCTTGGCAGATATGAGGAGAGCGATCTTCTAACTCCAAATCTGGCGAACCTGATCGCCATGGATAGTTTTAACGCGGGTGATTTTGATAAAGCAGGTCTCTTTTTAAGGAAGGCCTTGGCCGCCAAAAGTGATGATCTCTTCTACAAATCGCTGGAAGAGTCATTGAGGGCAGCAGCGGTGGTTAATACCGAAAAACGTCGGGTGGGGTTCCACCTCAATCAGGTATTCCACTATCACATCATGAAACCCATTTTTGACAGTCTCAAAAATGACTTCTATTGCTTGATGACGGCTGATCTCCTAACACTTAGAGAGTTTGAACCGGATGTGGTTTTTGTGGCCAACTCCCAAGCAAATCCTATTCGGGAGGTTCTGCCAAACGCGTGCTTTATTTATACGCGTCACGGTCTGATCAGTAAGAACTTTGTCTTTAACGCTGCGCGAGGGTGCGACTATGTGATGGTGCCGGGGCCTGACCAGAAAAGAGAATTTGTCGAAAGGGGAGGTTTTTCTCCCGACAAAATATGGGTAACAGGATATTCTCAGATGGATCCGCTTTTCAGAAATGAGACTGAAGATCCGGGATTTGATATCGACCCGTCAAAACCAACCCTGTTATATGCTCCCACTTTTTCCCCAGGTTTAAGTTCGATCCCGTTAGTGGATAGCCTGCTTCGCACGAATCCGGATGGCCTTGATGATATGAACGTGATCATGAAACTTCACCCGTTGGCCCCGGAATTCTATCCAAGGGAATGGCGAAGTCTTAAGCATTTAACTCATGAAAAAGAGAATATGTTCTTCGCAGAAGCCAGTAGCCAGAATATTGTCAACTATCTGGCTGTTGCAGATGTTTTGCTTTCCGATCTCTCCAGCGTTGTTTTCCAGTTTCTAGCGTTGGATCGCCCAATTGTCACCGTTAATCATCCGAACCGTCGTACCTGCCAACAATATGATCCTGATGGGTTGGAATGGAGATGGCGGGATATGGGAGATGAGGTTGAAGACATGGCAGAGCTTCTTCCGGCCATCCGGCATGCGGCGGCAAACCCGGAAGAGAAAAAAGAGATTCGCGGCAAATACAGATCTCTCTTGTTTGGGGATATTGTCGATGGGCGGACAGGTGACCGCGTTAGATCTCACTTGATGGAGCATTTTGAAAAGGTGGGTCAAGAGGCATCTCGATGA
- a CDS encoding ATPase, producing MLIGDLLLAHGLVKPEDIELAFHRQKESGGRLGDNLVALGVLSQDQVDKVIYEAPQAPKTVADTGIPASNLLRLLFKAIYTNSLETASEYAGSLKLPVPVINRLIQESADRKFLEALGSADQSSFSENRYVMTEAGRRFALESLQQNQYVGPAPVSLEQYQERIQQQKITNELVAQDKIDKSFENLVISDEFIRRLGPGINAGKSILLYGPPGNGKTTVAEKVADIFANIIYIPYCFEVDGQIIKVFDPAIHKAVLPEEVKVPKSGLRREEFDGRWIPCERPVVITGGELTLEMLDLSFNSHAKYYEAPLHVKASNGTFIIDDFGRQLVSPEELLNRWIIPLESRVDFLKLHTGKSFQLPFDELVIFSTNLSPDDLMDPAFLRRIPYKLETNGPNRDEYFEIFKIVAASKGLEMTEEFLDIVLDELQVKNSFDLAAYQPKFIVEQVLAACKFRGEPAHFSEELIRDALKNLYTSSAAGVGATKAKGVGSGSNKLATAV from the coding sequence ATGCTCATAGGTGATCTGCTTTTGGCCCACGGTCTGGTGAAACCAGAGGATATTGAACTAGCATTTCATCGCCAGAAGGAAAGTGGCGGCCGTCTTGGTGATAATCTGGTGGCTTTGGGCGTTCTGTCACAGGATCAAGTTGACAAAGTGATCTATGAAGCACCACAAGCCCCAAAAACAGTGGCGGATACAGGTATTCCCGCTTCCAATCTGTTGCGCTTGCTTTTTAAAGCCATTTACACAAACAGTCTGGAAACCGCTTCTGAATATGCCGGCTCCCTGAAACTGCCGGTACCAGTGATCAACCGTCTTATTCAGGAATCCGCTGACAGAAAATTTCTGGAAGCCTTAGGATCGGCTGATCAAAGCTCCTTCTCTGAAAACCGCTATGTGATGACGGAAGCGGGGCGTCGTTTCGCCCTGGAATCCTTGCAGCAGAACCAATATGTGGGCCCTGCTCCGGTATCGCTTGAACAGTATCAGGAACGTATTCAGCAACAGAAAATCACCAATGAACTGGTTGCTCAGGACAAGATTGATAAGAGTTTTGAAAATCTGGTGATCTCTGATGAATTTATTCGCCGTCTTGGACCGGGTATCAACGCCGGTAAAAGCATTCTGCTTTATGGCCCTCCGGGTAACGGTAAGACAACGGTTGCGGAGAAAGTGGCCGATATCTTCGCCAATATCATCTACATCCCTTATTGCTTTGAAGTAGACGGCCAGATCATCAAGGTTTTTGATCCTGCGATCCACAAAGCAGTTCTGCCAGAAGAGGTGAAGGTGCCAAAATCTGGCCTGCGCCGCGAGGAATTTGATGGCAGGTGGATCCCCTGTGAGCGGCCGGTTGTGATTACAGGTGGTGAATTGACGCTGGAAATGCTGGATCTCAGTTTCAATTCCCATGCCAAATATTACGAGGCCCCTCTTCATGTGAAGGCGTCTAATGGTACCTTTATTATTGATGACTTCGGCCGCCAGTTGGTAAGCCCGGAAGAGCTTTTGAACCGTTGGATCATTCCACTTGAAAGCCGTGTGGACTTCCTGAAACTTCACACAGGTAAAAGCTTCCAGCTGCCTTTCGATGAGTTGGTGATTTTCTCCACTAACCTGTCGCCGGATGACCTGATGGATCCTGCCTTCCTTCGTCGTATCCCCTACAAATTGGAGACAAATGGTCCGAACCGGGATGAGTATTTTGAGATTTTCAAAATTGTTGCAGCGTCTAAAGGTCTTGAGATGACAGAAGAGTTTCTGGATATTGTTCTGGACGAGCTGCAGGTTAAAAACAGTTTTGATCTGGCGGCCTATCAGCCGAAATTTATTGTGGAACAAGTACTTGCAGCCTGTAAATTCCGCGGGGAACCTGCCCATTTCAGTGAAGAGCTGATCCGGGATGCCTTGAAGAACCTTTATACATCAAGTGCTGCAGGTGTCGGGGCGACGAAAGCCAAGGGTGTTGGATCTGGTTCCAATAAACTGGCAACTGCCGTATAG
- a CDS encoding CHASE3 domain-containing protein, with amino-acid sequence MFKKNTEGTPAAFNPKDWFFNLQTKTKIFIGICTPLALLLIVGAVAALNIDGLVSTNSELDKSRTLSSKAAAIETSALNMETGMRGYLLAGQETFLEPYRNGEKSTYDQIADLKQSEVGNPDQLALLEESERILREWQQNVTEPSIELRRQIGDAPTMNDMARLVGQAKGKVFFEKFRAQINELIAIEREQLESRQEEFVEANAAVRAQFKVVQETSAAVEKTQEILRAVDSIKNLVTEMEAALRGYLIGGNTVYLDDYQVAEDMIFAEIEVLGLTVEEQPKHVESVAQADEFLYAYVEKAIKPVIAIRKEIDDGVRTIIDLRAFLSSNAGLDELEGFTAALGAITQAESERIYYRKSDALAAVQTVDAGIATMGENEEQLRKSYSTIDASKVVLAAAVDMETGMRGYLLSGQDSFLEPYNTGKDQFTSAVDQLRALIIDKPEEIARLDAAVETITNWQKEVVDGAIALRRSIGDAKTMDDMADLVAEARGQKYFSEFREVLAKYMSAKDDSMQNNLAEADQAVLSTYTIILVCVLGAFAIGLALAFLIGNGIANPIRKMTTAMNDLANGRLDADIPSADTADEIGEMAKAMGVFKDNAIETERLREEAQRNEAAQREREKEEAEAQRRREAEAEAERQRQQEENRQNLLKLASEFEASVGSIANAVAESAHDMHSSSEQMLQVVEETNAQTSSALGSAEQASNNVQTVAAAADEMSSSIREISQQVSQSTRVAGDAVKQAEETHRQIQGLVDSSQKIGEVVALITDIAEQTNLLALNATIEAARAGDAGKGFAVVAAEVKNLANQTARATEEIAQQIGGIQGATQVSADAIQSISSTIGQMDEIAAAIAAAIEEQSASTDEISRSAGDASQGTTEVTNNISHVTRSAEETGASATSILNQSSKLAERSSELNDEVARFLQTVRSA; translated from the coding sequence ATGTTCAAAAAGAATACCGAGGGAACGCCAGCTGCTTTTAACCCAAAAGACTGGTTTTTCAATCTGCAAACAAAAACCAAAATCTTTATTGGTATTTGTACACCGCTTGCCTTGCTGTTGATTGTTGGTGCCGTTGCGGCGCTCAACATTGATGGCCTTGTTTCTACAAATAGTGAATTGGACAAATCTCGTACGCTGTCATCCAAAGCGGCTGCGATTGAAACATCCGCGCTCAATATGGAAACAGGTATGCGGGGGTATTTGCTGGCTGGACAGGAGACGTTCCTTGAGCCTTATCGAAATGGTGAAAAATCTACATATGATCAGATCGCAGACCTCAAACAGTCCGAGGTAGGTAATCCGGATCAATTGGCTTTGCTGGAAGAAAGCGAGCGGATTTTGCGCGAATGGCAGCAAAATGTCACAGAACCTTCCATTGAACTTCGCCGGCAGATTGGTGATGCACCTACCATGAACGACATGGCCAGATTGGTGGGCCAGGCAAAGGGTAAGGTGTTCTTTGAGAAGTTCCGCGCTCAGATCAATGAGCTTATCGCCATAGAAAGAGAACAGCTGGAAAGTCGTCAGGAAGAGTTTGTTGAGGCAAATGCGGCTGTGCGTGCGCAGTTTAAAGTTGTTCAGGAAACCTCTGCAGCTGTTGAGAAAACTCAAGAAATCCTCCGTGCTGTTGACAGTATCAAAAACCTTGTCACTGAAATGGAAGCAGCGCTCCGCGGTTATCTCATAGGTGGAAACACGGTCTATCTTGATGATTATCAGGTCGCTGAAGACATGATTTTTGCAGAAATTGAGGTACTTGGCCTAACAGTTGAAGAACAACCCAAGCATGTGGAAAGTGTCGCACAAGCCGATGAATTTCTTTATGCATATGTAGAAAAGGCGATCAAACCAGTCATTGCAATTCGTAAGGAAATAGATGACGGCGTCCGTACCATCATTGATCTTCGGGCGTTCCTATCCAGCAATGCAGGTTTGGATGAACTGGAAGGTTTTACAGCCGCTCTTGGCGCGATCACACAGGCTGAGAGCGAACGTATTTACTATCGTAAGTCCGATGCGCTCGCCGCTGTTCAAACCGTTGATGCGGGTATTGCCACAATGGGTGAAAACGAAGAGCAACTTCGCAAAAGCTACAGCACTATTGACGCCTCCAAGGTTGTGTTGGCGGCCGCTGTTGATATGGAAACAGGTATGCGAGGCTATCTGCTTTCAGGGCAGGATAGCTTCCTTGAGCCGTATAATACCGGTAAGGACCAATTTACGTCAGCTGTTGATCAACTTCGCGCTTTGATCATCGATAAACCGGAAGAGATAGCCCGATTGGATGCTGCGGTAGAAACAATTACAAACTGGCAAAAAGAAGTTGTTGATGGTGCGATAGCCCTTCGCCGCAGCATTGGTGATGCAAAAACCATGGATGATATGGCTGACCTGGTTGCGGAAGCCCGCGGTCAGAAGTATTTCTCTGAGTTCCGTGAAGTTCTTGCAAAATACATGTCTGCCAAAGATGACAGCATGCAAAACAATCTTGCCGAAGCAGATCAAGCGGTGCTGAGCACTTATACAATTATTCTGGTTTGTGTGCTTGGTGCGTTTGCAATTGGTCTGGCGCTTGCCTTCCTTATTGGCAATGGTATCGCGAATCCGATCCGCAAGATGACAACTGCCATGAATGATCTGGCAAATGGTCGTCTGGATGCAGATATTCCATCCGCTGATACGGCTGATGAGATCGGTGAAATGGCAAAAGCGATGGGTGTCTTTAAAGACAATGCCATTGAAACCGAACGCCTGCGTGAAGAGGCGCAGCGGAACGAGGCAGCCCAGCGTGAACGTGAGAAGGAAGAAGCCGAAGCGCAACGACGTCGTGAGGCGGAAGCCGAAGCCGAACGTCAACGCCAGCAGGAAGAAAACCGTCAGAATCTGTTGAAACTGGCATCAGAGTTTGAAGCCTCTGTGGGGAGCATTGCGAATGCTGTGGCTGAATCTGCCCATGACATGCATTCTTCATCTGAACAGATGTTGCAGGTTGTTGAAGAAACCAATGCTCAGACATCCAGCGCCCTGGGTTCTGCGGAGCAGGCATCCAATAACGTTCAAACCGTAGCTGCAGCGGCGGATGAAATGTCCAGTTCCATCCGTGAGATCAGCCAGCAGGTTTCCCAGTCGACCCGGGTTGCCGGTGATGCGGTGAAACAGGCGGAAGAGACCCATAGGCAAATTCAGGGTCTTGTGGATTCCTCTCAGAAAATTGGGGAAGTTGTTGCCCTGATTACAGATATTGCTGAACAGACAAATCTGTTGGCTTTGAACGCCACGATTGAGGCGGCGCGCGCTGGTGATGCGGGTAAAGGCTTTGCCGTTGTGGCGGCTGAAGTTAAGAACCTTGCCAACCAAACAGCCCGTGCAACAGAAGAAATTGCGCAGCAAATTGGGGGTATTCAAGGTGCTACTCAGGTTTCTGCGGATGCGATCCAATCCATCAGCAGCACCATCGGTCAGATGGATGAAATTGCTGCGGCGATTGCGGCAGCGATTGAAGAGCAGTCCGCGTCGACTGATGAAATTTCAAGAAGTGCAGGAGATGCCTCGCAAGGGACGACCGAAGTGACAAACAATATCTCCCATGTAACACGTTCTGCGGAAGAAACCGGTGCATCGGCCACAAGTATCTTGAACCAGTCTAGCAAACTTGCAGAACGTTCATCTGAGCTCAATGATGAAGTTGCACGTTTCTTGCAAACCGTACGTTCTGCTTAA
- a CDS encoding UTRA domain-containing protein codes for MNTMEITSLSVDRRPQPLYQQVKSYVLDHIQRGSWPVHSKIPSEHTLVRDLGMSRMTIHRALRELTQEGVLTRIQGVGTYIAKPEVHETHLILPSIESYITLRGNSYSKSVLFHQKDPLDTEQAILLGLKEGSEAYRSYVVHKENGVPVLLEDRYVVPHVVPDYIDQDFTTMSSEVFLEARCSLLSHKYQLSVQISDQEIHHFMELDHPTPCLCIGKRTWTGNQLLSTARLLYPGNRIQFNC; via the coding sequence ATGAATACTATGGAAATTACCAGTTTGTCGGTCGATCGACGGCCTCAGCCTCTGTATCAACAAGTTAAGTCATATGTACTTGACCATATTCAAAGAGGAAGTTGGCCCGTTCACAGCAAAATCCCTTCCGAACATACCCTGGTTCGCGATCTGGGAATGTCTAGGATGACCATCCACCGGGCGCTGCGGGAACTGACACAGGAAGGGGTTCTCACCCGTATTCAAGGGGTGGGCACCTACATTGCCAAACCCGAAGTCCATGAAACCCATCTGATTTTGCCAAGTATCGAAAGCTACATCACTTTGAGGGGAAATAGTTACAGCAAATCCGTGCTTTTCCACCAAAAAGACCCGTTGGACACTGAACAGGCTATTTTGCTAGGCCTTAAAGAAGGAAGTGAAGCCTACAGGTCATATGTGGTTCACAAGGAAAATGGGGTTCCCGTGCTTCTCGAAGACAGATATGTAGTCCCCCACGTTGTGCCGGATTATATAGATCAGGATTTTACTACGATGTCATCAGAGGTATTTCTTGAAGCCAGATGCTCATTACTATCGCATAAATATCAACTGTCCGTACAAATATCTGATCAGGAAATACACCATTTCATGGAATTGGATCACCCAACCCCTTGCCTTTGCATAGGGAAACGCACCTGGACTGGCAATCAACTACTGTCTACGGCCCGACTCCTGTATCCGGGGAATAGAATTCAATTTAATTGCTAA